From Corynebacterium aquatimens:
CACCTTGATTCGGCCGCGTATGCGCGTCTGTCGCAACTTGAGAATTTATCTCAGCCCGCTGTAGACGTGTTCGTTTCCACACCGTTTGAGTGCATCGCATCTCGCCGGATAATCGGAACGGTGTCCCGAGACGGTGCCGTCGTACCGGCGTCCCTACTGGCAGAGCGGTTGAGCCAAGAACCGGAGATTTTCAGTGAAGACCACGTTGGTGAATCCCGGGTTGGCGGATCCCAGGTAGACGGATCCCAGCTCCGTATCGGAAGGTCGCAAGACGCACAGTGGATCGGAGCGTTGCCCCCAAAGACGGGGTTTCTAGAACGCGAGATTGTGCCGGTGACTGCGGTTCGCCAGCTCGCGGACCAAGGCAGGGCGCTTGCCCGCCAATTCTCCGGGCCGATGGGTCCGCCGAAATCGCTGCTGAACCAGGTTGTTCTCACCGTGTCCGACGATGGCCCCGGGCGCGGGGAGGTAGACATTCCAATGCGGATGGTATTCGCCTGCACATCGCTTGGATTAATTCCTGGGCCAGGGGCGCCACAGTCTGTGCCGAGGCACTTGCGGGTCTCGACGTGCGGTCGGTGGATCAGGCTCGACGCGCCGTACGGCAGTGTCTACCACACGCCGCAGTTGAGCTTGTTCGTGTAGTGCCCAGTGAAAACGTTCGCTGTTCAGCAACGTCGCGGAAGTGTTTTCCCAGGTCAGATTCTGGCATGGGGCGAATTTCGCAAACGTTTTCACTGGCCGGGGTGCAGGACCTAGCTGGACCCGGCTGAACCCAGCTAGACCCAGCTGGCCAGCGGGCTTAACCGAAGATCTGGTTCAGGTGCGGCGAACCGAAGCGACGGTCCGGATCCATTAGTTCGTGTAGCGCCCAGTGAAAACGTTTGCTGTTCAGCACCGTCGCGGAACTGTTTTCCCAGGTTAGATTCCGGGAGACGGGTACAATCCGCAAACGTTTTCACTGGCCGGGGTGCAGGACCTAGCTGGCCGGGGTGCAGGACCTAGCTGGCCGGGGTGCTGGACCCTGCAGTGTCGGTTCACCGATTGCTTGGACGTTTCCATCCCCTCAGCACGAGACGTCATTGTTTGTTCTCCTCTCAACCCCGACCTCTGACCGCGGCACAACATTGATTAATGTTCAGTCGCTCACCTGCTCGGCGACGCCATGGAGTAACACCGTCTAGGCTCACCACGCGCTCTCGTAGTTCACCTCGGGCGCTCAGACTTCCTAAGGTGTGTTCCGGCGCAAGCTCGCTGCGCCGAGCGCGACGAATGCCGCGCAGAATCCAGAAAGAATGGCGATATCAGTTACCAGATCGCCCTTGGGAAACGCAGACGGGGTAGGAGCTTTGCTTAACGCGAGCATCGCGTCGACGACGTAGCTGATCGGCATGGTGTGCGAGAGCAACTCGAGGGCATGTGGCATTTCTTCCCGGGGCACGATAACGCCACAGAGCAGGAATTGGGGAACGATAGCAGCGGGGACGAATTGCATGACCTGGAACTCCGTATGGGCAAAAGCAGACGCCAACAATCCTGCGGTGGTGCCGGTAAGAGCGCTGAGCAAAGCGACCACAACGAACGCAGCGAGTGATCCCTCGATATCCAAGTCGAGTAGCCGGGTGCAGACAACAACGGTGATCAGCGTTTGTGTGACCGCAACCAGGCTGAAGGTCAGCGTGTAACCACCGATGATGTCGATCCGGCTCACCGGCATTGTGAGCGCTCGTTCCAGTGTTCCGGAACTGCGCTCGCGAAGCGTGGTCACGGATGCGACAAGGAACATGACGAGGAACGGAAACACCCCGAGGACTGCGTGCGCGATGCGGTCAAATAATCCAGTGTTGCTCAAGATCCAATACA
This genomic window contains:
- a CDS encoding ABC transporter permease — protein: MRTSFAVAKRVGNQLRRDPRTLALIFVLPAVLMSLLYWILSNTGLFDRIAHAVLGVFPFLVMFLVASVTTLRERSSGTLERALTMPVSRIDIIGGYTLTFSLVAVTQTLITVVVCTRLLDLDIEGSLAAFVVVALLSALTGTTAGLLASAFAHTEFQVMQFVPAAIVPQFLLCGVIVPREEMPHALELLSHTMPISYVVDAMLALSKAPTPSAFPKGDLVTDIAILSGFCAAFVALGAASLRRNTP